A segment of the Streptomyces sp. Tu 2975 genome:
TGGTCGGCGAGGAGCCCGGGGAGTTCGTCACCGGCGCACCGCTGCGCCGGGTCTCCGCCGTCGCGGGCGGCGGCGAGTGGCCGGACCCGCTGTATCCGCAGGGCTCCGTCATCCGGGTCAAGGCCTACGAGAGCGACCGGCTGCGCGGGGGTTCCGCCGTCATCGTGCCCGACCTCGACGAGCTGCGGCCCAGGATCGCCCGGGACCCGGAACGCCGGAGGCTGGTGCTGGCCCCCGGCGCCGCCTCGTACATGGTCGTGCCGCTGCAGGCACGCGGCCACGTCCTCGGCGCGGTGTCGGTGTGGCGTTCGCGTGCACGGGCGCCGTTCGACACACGGGACGCCGCGGTCGCGGAGGACATCTGCTCCCGCGCGGCCCTCGCCATCGACAACGCCCGCCGCTACACCCGCGAACGCCGTACGGCGGAGAGCCTGCAGCGCAGCCTGCTGCCGCGGCCGGTGCTCAAAGTGACCGCGGCGGAGACCGCCGGCGTCTATGTGCCCGGCAGGACACTGGCCGGCACGGGCGGCAGCTGGTTCGACGTCATCACCTTGTCCTCGAGCCGGGTGGCGTTCGTCGTGGGGAACCTGCGCGGTCACGGCCTCAACGCCGCTGCCGCCATGGGCAGTCTGCGCACGGCGGTGCGCACCCTGGCCGACCTCGACCCGCCGCCGGACGAACTGCTCACCCATCTGGACGACCTGGTGGTGCGGCTCGCCGACGACGAGCAGCCGGGCGAGCCCGAGGGGACCGTCCGCGGCGCCACCTGCCTGTACGCCGTCTACGACCCGGTCAGCGCCCGCGCCCTGATGGCCAGCGCGGGACACGCGGCGCCCGTACTGGCCCGGTCCTCCGGGGACACCGGTCCCGTCGACCTGCTTCCCGGCCCGGCGCTCGGGCTCGAGGGCGCTCCCTTCGAACCGGTGGAGGTGGCGCTCTCGCCCGGCGATCTGCTGGCCTTCACCGCGGGATCGCTCTCCGACGCGCCGGGGTCCGGCGCCGGCCACGTGATCGACCATCTGCGGGAGGTTCGGGGCACGGGCACGGGCGACGCCGCCGCCGTGCCGGAGATCGCGCGGGACCTGCTGGTCCCCTTTCTGGCGCACCCCCCGGACGACGACGCGGCGCTGCTGCTCGCGCGGGTGTCCGTGTCGCCCGAAGGGTCCGTCGTCGACCGGGAGTTCCCGGCCGACGTGCGAGTCGTGTCCGACGCGCGGGCGCTGGTGGCCGAGCGGCTCACCGTATGGGGGCTCGACGAGCTGGTGTTCACCACCGAGCTCATCGTCAGCGAACTCCTCACCAACGCGATCCGCTACGCCGGCGGCCCGGTGAGGGTACGGCTGATCAGGGACCAGCGGCTGGTGTGCGAGGTCTCCGACCCGAGCGAGACCCAGCCCCATCTGCGCCGGGCACGGCTGACCGACGAGGGCGGACGCGGACTGTTCCTGATCGCCCAGCTGGCGCACCGGTGGGGGAGCAGGAACACGGCCGCCGGCAAGACGATCTGGACGGAGCAGCTGCTGCCTTGAGCGGAACCGGCGCCGAGGGACTGTCCGCGCGGCGCCTTTGGTGGTCCACTTGACCCACGGGGAGCGTGGCCGATGAACGCGAGACGCAGACGGGAACAGAAGGACGACGGCAGTGGCCGGCCGGCACGCAGAGGTGCCGTGCTCGCCACCTTGACCGCTGCCGCACTCACCATGTCGCTCTACGGATGCACCGGCACGGAGCCCGGCCCGGAGAAGACCTCGTCCGCGGAGCGCGGGACGTCGCACTTCACCGGGCTGCCGGCCCGGCAGGGACCGGTGCTCGCCGTCAAGATCGACAACGTCCGGCCGGCCCGCCCGCACACAGGGCTCGGGGCAGCCGACATCGTCTACGTCGAACAGGTCGAATCGGGACTCAGCCGGATACTGGCCGTCTTCTCCTCCCGTATGCCGCCGCAGATCGGTCCGGTGCGCAGCGCGCGGGAGTCCGATCTCGAGCTGCTGCGGCAGTTCGGCAGGCCCGCGCTCGCGTACTCCGGCGCGCAGTCGGCGCTGCGGCCGCTGATCAGGTCCGCACCCGTCGCCGCGCTGCCGCAGGGGGAGGCGCCCGACGCGTTCGTCCGCTCGGGCGACCGCCCGGCGCCGCACAACCTCTACGTGCGCCCCGAACGCGCCCTCGCCGCCGCCCGCGACGTGAGCGACGCGTCGGACATCGGCATGCGCTTCGGCCCCGCTCCCGGCGGCGGCCGGCCGACCGAGGAGCACACCGTTCGCTATCCCGCGGCCCGGTACACCTTCAGCTGGTCACCGGAGCAGAAGCGGTGGCTGGTCTCGATGGACGGGTCCGCCGCGCGGACCACGGACGGGGGACGGCTCGAGGCCTCGACCGTTGTCGTGCAGCACACGGAGGTTCGGCCCTCGAAATTCCGCGACCGGTCCGGCAGCGTGTCGCCGTACACGGAGACGGTCGGCTCGGGCACGGCGCTGGTGCTGCGCGACGGACGTGCCTACGACGCCCGCTGGCAGCGGACGAGCGCGGACGGGGACACCGTCTTCACCGACGCGGCCGGTGAACGGCTCGATTTCGCCCCCGGTCAGGTGTGGGTCCTGCTCACGGCCCGCTGAGCACGCGGTACCGCCGGGCCGTGGGCCGCACGTGTTCAGGTGCGGCCGCCGGGGACCCCGTCCGCGGTGATCAGGCGGTGCAGGCGGTCCGCAGCCGCCCGGCCGAATGCCGGATTGTTGATGTCCGTGTCGTACTCGACCACTTCGACGGTGCTGCCGGACAGACCGTCCCGCAGGGCGGTGAACAGCGCCTCGTCCAAGGCCGGATCGTGGTACGGGCCGCCCGGCGCGCCGAGCGTCGACAGGCCACGCAGCGGTACGCACACCTCGGCCGGACCGGTGGCCGCCCGTAGCTTGGCGGCGACGCGGCGGCCGAGCTCGGCACACTCCTCCGCCGTCGTGCGGACCACGGTGATCGACGGGTTGTGCACCTGCACATCGCGTGCCCGCAGATGGTGGGGGAGGGTGTCGAGCGGACCGAACTTCACCATGTCGAGGGCTCCCAGGCTCACCACCTGGGGAGTGCCGCGGCGTCCGGCGGCGCTCAGCCGGTCCGGTCCCGCGGTCAGGATCCCGCCGACCAGGTCGTCGGCGAGCTCGCTCAGGGTCAGGTCCAGCACGCCCGCGAACAGCCCCTGCCCGGCCAACGACTCCAGAGTCCGGCCGCCGGCCCCGCTGACGTGGAACACCAGGACCTCGTAGCCCAGGCCGGTCAGCCGTTCGCGGGCCGCGTCGACACCCGCGGTCGTCACGCCCGCCATGCTCGCGGCTATGAGCGGCCTGCCGCCCGCGGCGAGCTCCGTGGGGATCAGCGTCTTTCGGTGTGTTTCGAAACCTTTCGCCATGCCGGCCGCCGCGTGCGCGGCGTTCGCCAGTACCGGTGCCAGGACGCTGTTGACGCCGGCGATGTCGACGATGCTGTACATCATGGTGATGTCGGACGCCCCGACATAGGGCGACACATCACCGGCGGCCATCGAGGAGACCATCAACTTCGGTACGCCCAGCGGAAGTTCCCTCATCGCCCTGGTCGCGATCGAGGTTCCGCCACTGCCGCCGACGGCGAGAACGGCGTGCAGCCGGCCCTCCTCGTACAGCCGCAGCACGCTCGCGGCGGCCCCGCGGGCCATGGCCGTCACGGCCGTGCCGCGGTCCGCCGCCGCCCGTAGCCCGGCCAGGTCGGCGCCGGCAGCGCGGGCCACTGCGGAACGCGGCACATCGGCCTCGATCCGTGGCTCGCCCACCACGCCGGCGTCGACCACCAGCACCTCGACCCCGGCGGCCAGCAGCCGCTCACGCAGCCAGCCGTACTCCACACCCTTGGTGTCCAGCGTGCCCACCAGTACAACTGTCGCCATGACACGTACTGTTCGCGGAAATCCGGCGGTCGACAAGAGTGCCTGACCGGTCGCCCCCGATCAGACGGCGGGTGGTGCCGTGCTGTTGCGGACCACCAGGCTGGTCGCCAGGTCGATCCGGGTCGCGGCCGGCCGCCGGCCGCGACCGAGGTCCAGCACGAGCCGCGCGGCGGCCTCGGCCATCTCCGTCAGCGGCTGTCGCACGGTGGTGAGCGGCGGGCCCACCCAGCGGGCCAGCGGCAGATCGTCGAAGCCCACGACGCTCAGGTCCTCCGGGATCCGTACCCCGAGCTCCCTGGCCGCCTCGTAGAGACCGAGGGCCTGGAGGTCGTTGCCGGTGAAGACCGCGGTCGGGGGCTGCGGCAGCCGCAGCAGTTCGAGCCCGGCGGCGTAGCCCGCCTCGTGGTGGAAGTCGCCCTCCCGCACCAGCTCCGCGTCGACCGTCACGCCTGCGCTCTCGAGGGCCGAGCGGTAGCCGTCGATACGGGCGCGGCTGCACATCATCCGGGAGGGGCCGCCGATCACGCCGACGCGGCGGTGGCCGAGCTCGAGCAGGTGCCGGGTGGCGGCCAGGCCGCCCTGCCAGTTGGTGGCGCCGACCGAGGGCACGTCGTCACCGGGGTCGCCGGCGGGGTCCACCACGACGAACGGGATGTCGCGGCTGGTCAGCTGGGCGCGCTGGGCCGGGTCGAGGTCGGAGAGGACCAGGATCACCCCGGCGGGGCGGCGGGCGAGGACCCCGTCCACCCAGGTCTGGCCGGGCATGAGCCGCCCGGCGCTCTCCGAGAGGACCAGGGACAGCCCCTCCTCCCGTGCCACGTTCTCCACCCCGCGGATGACCTCCATGGCCCATGAGCTCTCCAGCTCGTGGAAGACGAGGTCGATCATCCGGGACTGCTGCGAGGCGCCGCGCCGCCGGCGGTAGCCGTGGCGGCGCAACAGCTCCTCCACCCGGGTGCGGGTGGCGGCGGCGACATCGGCTCGCCCGTTGAGGACTTTCGAAACTGTCGGAGCCGACACGCCGGCCGCGCGGGCGATCTCGGCCAGTGTGGCACCGCCCTCGACCGTTTCGTCCGAGGACGGATCCTCCGGTCGGGACTGGACGTCTGCGGGTCTCATGCAGGGATCGTAGCCCGCCGCACGGTGTGCACAAGCTCTGACCGCTGATCGCGGAAAGCTTTCGCGGGACCTCTTGACGCGCCGGAAACGCGCTCGTACCGTTCCGGCAACATTCGCTGAGCATTTCGAAACATTCGATGAGGGGCAGTTATGGGGTCGGGCTTTCTCCGCAGAGGTACGGGTACGGCCAGATGGACCGCGGCGCTCGCCGCGACGGCGATGGCCGCGGTCCTCGCCGGCTGCGGCTCCGGCACCGGGGCCGCCAACAGCACCATCACCGCCTACGTCTACGGCGACGACGCGGTGAAGGTGCAGCAGGCGGCCGTCGACGAGTTCAACAAGACGTCGGACGTGAAGGTCAAGCTGGTCTCGGTCCCCGGCGCCGAGTACGTCAACAAGCTCCGCACCGCCATGGGCTCGCCCAACGCCCCGGACGTCTTCTTCAACTGGGGCGGCGGCTCCATCAAGCCCTACGTGGACGCCGGCCAGCTCGTCGACCTCTCCCCGCACTTCCAGAAGGACGAGACCCTGCGGCGCGGCTTCCTGCCGTCCGTCGTCGAAGCGGGCAGCCTCGACGGCAAGGTCTACGGCGTGCCCATGCGCGGCATGCAGCCGGTGATGCTCTTCTACAACAAGGCCCTGTTCGCCGAGAACAACCTCCAGCCGCCGAGGACCTGGGACGACCTCCAGAAGGCCATCGGCACCTTCAAGGCGAAGAAGATCACCCCGTTCGCGCTCGGCGGCACCGACGCCTGGACCCAGCTCATGTGGCTCGAGTACCTCCTCGACCGCATCGGCGGCCCCGAGGTCTTCAGGAAGATCCAGAACGGCGACTCCTCCGCCTGGGGCGACCCGGCGGTGCTCAAGGCCGCGCAGACGACCCGGCAGCTGATCGAGGACGGCGCCTTCGGCAAGAACTTCAACTCGGTCTCCTACGCCAACGGCGGCGCCCCCGCCCTCTTCGCCCAGGGCAAGGCCGCGATGCACCTGATGGGCTCGTGGGAGTACTCCACCCAGCTGGGCAAGGCCCCGACTTCGCCAAGAAGGACCTCGGCTGGACCGCCTTCCCGACCGTGGCCGGCGGCACCGGTGACCCGGCCAACGTGGTCGGCAACCCCACCAACTACTGGTCGGTCAATGCCCGCACCAAGCACAAGGACGCCGCCATCGACTTCCTGAAGACGATGGCGTCCAGGGACTACTCGAAGGCCCTCGTCGACAACGGCGACATCCCCACCACCGCCAACGCCTCCCAGGTGCTCGAGACCTCGCCCAACCCCGAGTTCGCCTCGTTCCAGTACAAGATGGTCCAGCTGGCCCCGAGCTTCACGCTCTCCTGGGACCAGGCGCTGGAGGCGAGCAAGGCCACCCCGATGCTCACCGAGATCAACAAGCTGTTCGCGGGCAAGTCCACGCCGGAGCAGTTCGTCGAGGCCCTGAAGGCGCTCAAGTAACCATGACATCAGCTTCCACACCGCTCGAGAAGCAGCGGAGCAGAGCGGCGGCCGCCACGAAGCGCGGCCGCCGCACTGCGGCGGGCCAGGGCTTCGGCCGCCCCTCCGTCACCTGGGCACTGCCCGGCATCCTCTTCTTCGGGCTCTTCGCGATCGTGCCGATGGCGCTGGCCGTCTATCTGTCCTTCTGCTCCTGGGACGGCCTCACCTCGCCGACTCCCGTCGGGCTCGACAACTGGACGCGGCTGTTCAAGGATCCGGAGTTCCGCCAGGCCGGCTGGCTCAGCCTGCTGCTGACCGTCATCAGCTGGGCCTTCCAGACGCCCATCGCGCTGATGCTGGGCGTATGGGCGGCGGGCCGGCAGCGTAACCGTGCCGTGCTCTCCGCCATCTTCTTCGTCCCCCTGCTGCTGTCCACCACGGCGATAGCGGTGCTCTTCCACTCGCTCCTCGACCCCAACTTCGGTGTGATCAAGGAGATCGGGCCCTGGTTCGGGATCGACCCCAACATCCTGGGCTCGTCCACCGGAGCGCTGCTCACCGTGGCCTTCGTCGGGGGCTGGCAGTTCATGCCGTTCCACACCCTGATCTATCAGGGCGGCACCCGGCAGATCCCGCACGTGCTCTACCAGGCGGCCTCGATCGACGGCGCGGGACCGGTCCGGCAGTTCTTCTCGATCACACTGCCCCAGCTGCGCAACACCGTCACCACGTCGTCGGTGCTGATGATCGTCGGCTCACTGACGTACTTCGACACCGTGCTCATCATGACCAAGGGCGGACCCGGCACCGACACCACGATCGTGCCCTACCTGATGTACCGCACCGGTTTCCAGAGCTACGACCTCGGCTATGCCAGCGCCATCGCCACGGCGCTCGTCGTGGTGGCGACCGCCCTGTCCCTGCTGATGGTGAAGTTCAGCGGATTCGGGTCCATGCGCTCCACCAGGGAAGGGATGTGACCGGCGTGTCCGCACAGCTGAACACCGCAAGGACCGTGCGCAGGACCCGCCGGCGCCGGCCGAAGGGCAACCCGCTCATCGGCCTGGGAGCACTGGCCTGGCTCGTCATCGTGCTGGTGCCGCTCTACACCCTGCTCTCCTCCTCGCTGACCCGGCAGGACCAGGCGGGCAGCGGTAACCCGCTGGCCTTCCCCACCGAGCCCACGCTCGAGAACTACAACACCGTGCTCAGCAGCGGCTTCCTCACCCTGCTGACCAACACCGCCGTCGTGGCCGTCGCCACGGTCGCCATCGTGCTGGCGCTCTCCGTCCCGCTCGCCTATGTGGCCGTGCGCACCAGGAGCCGACTGTCGTCGATGGCCTTCCGGACCTTCCTGCTGGGCGTCGCCATCCCGGCCCAGGCCGTCGTCGTGCCGCTGTACCTGCTGATCGCCGAGATGGGCCTGTACGACTCGCTGGCAGCGGTGATCCTGCCGACCGCCGCGTTCTCGATGCCGGTCGCCGTGCTGGTGCTCACCTCGACGCTTCGTGACATCTCGGAGGAGCTGTACGAGGCGATGGGGCTGGACGGCGCCACACCGCTGCGCATGCTGTGGCAGCTCGCGGTGCCGATGTCGCGGGCGGGGATCAGCACCGTCGCGATCTTCTCGGCACTGCAGGCGTGGAACGGCTTCCTGTTCCCGCTGATCCTCACCCAGTCCGAGGAGCAGCGTGTGCTGACGCTCGGGCTGTTCAACTTCATGGGCCAGTTCGGGCTCAACGTCCCCGCCCTGCTCGCGGCCGTCGTGCTGTCCGTGATCCCCATCTTCACGGTCTATCTCTTCGCCAGGCGCGCGCTGGTCAACGGCCTGATGGGCGTCGGCGGCAAGTAACCCGCCGTCGAGCCCGCACATTTGCCACCACCGAGAGGAACCCCTGCCCGATGGCCATTCCGCATGCCCCGGACGCGCCCACCGCGGCCCCCGACGCCGAAGGTCCCTGGCGCGACCCCTCGCTCAGTGCCGCAGAACGGGTCGACGACCTCATGGGCAGAATGACCCTCGAAGAGAAGACGGCCCAGCTCTACGGCGTGTGGGTGGGCGCCGACGGCGACGGCAACGGTGTGGCGCCCCACCAGAACGACATGGTCGACCCGGTCGACTGGGACAGCCTCATCACCCGTGGACTCGGCCAGCTCACCCGGCCGTTCGGTACCGCTCCCGTGGACCCGGCGACCGGCGCGGTGGCACTGGCCCGCGCACAGCGGGAGATCGCCGACGCGAACCGCTTCGGCATCCCGGCTCTTGCCCACGAGGAGTGCCTGGCCGGTTTCACCGCATGGTCCGCCACCGCCTACCCCGTACCGCTGGCCTGGGGTGCCACCTTCGACCCCGGCCTGGTCGCCGGCATGGCGCGCCGCATCGGCGAGGACATGCGTGCCGTCGGCGTGCACCAGGGACTCGCCCCCGTCCTCGACGTCGTCCGCGACCTGCGCTGGGGCCGGGTGGAGGAGACGATCGGCGAGGACCCCTATCTCGTCGCCACCCTCGGAACCGCCTATGTGCGCGGCCTGCAGTCCGCCGGGATCATCGCCACCCTCAAGCACTTCGCCGGCTACTCGGCGTCCGCCGGTGCCCGCAACCTCGCCCCGGTCCGCGCCGGCGCGCGCGAGCTCGCGGACGTCATCCTCCCGCCGTTCGAGATGGCCCTGCGGGACGGCGGCGCCCGCTCCGTGATGCACTCCTACGCCGAGATCGACGGGGTCCCGGCCGCGGCGGACACCCGGCTGCTGACCGAACTCCTGAGGGAGATCTGGGGCTTCGACGGCACGGTCGTCGCCGACTACTTCGGCATCGGTTTCCTCGAGACCCTCCACAAGGTCGCCGCGGGGCCCGGCGACGCCGCAAGGCTCGCCCTGACCGCCGGGGTCGACGTCGAACTGCCGACCGTCCGCTCCTACGGCGACGCACTCGTCGAAGCGGTACGGGACGGGCTGGTGCCCGAGGCGCTCGTCGACCGCGCGCTGCGCCGGGTCCTGCTCCAGAAGTGCGAACTGGGCCTGCTCGACCCCGACTGGTCCCCGCTGCCCCCGGTGCTCCGGGGAGCGGACGGCGAGGCGGACAGCGTGCGTGGCACCGTCGACCTCGACCCGCCCGCCAACCGGGAGGCCGCCCGCCTCGTCGCCGAGCAGTCCTGCGTGCTGCTCGCCAACGACGGCGGCGTGCTGCCGCTCCGCGACACCGCCCGGATCGCGGTCGTCGGACCGCGTGCCGACGATCCGCTGGCCATGCTCGGCTGCTACTCCTTCCCCAGCCATGTCGGTGTCTCGCACCCCGAGGTTCCGCTCGGCGTGGACATTCCGACCGTGCTGGCGGCGCTGGCCGCCGAGTTCCCCGGTGCCGCGGTCCGCCACGCCGCCGGCTGCGACGTCGACGGGCCCGACACCTCCGGCATCGCCGAGGCGGTACGTCTCGCGCAGGACGCCGACGTGTGCGTGGCCGTGCTGGGTGACCGCGCCGGGCTCTTCGGCCGCGGCACCTCCGGCGAGGGATGCGACGCGGCCGACCTCTCGCTGCCCGGTGTCCAGGCAGAGCTGCTCGACGCCCTGGTCGCCACCGGCATTCCCGTGGTGGCCGTGCTGGTGACGGGCCGTCCGTACGCGCTCGGCCGCTGGGCGGACCGGCTTGCGGCGGTGATGCAGGCGTTCTTCCCCGGCGAGGAGGGCGGCCCCGCACTGGCCGGGGTGCTCTCCGGGCGCGTCAACCCGTCCGGCAGGCTGCCGGTCGGTGTGCCGTACGGGCCGGGCGGACAGCCCTGGACGTACCTCCAGCCGCCGCTCGGACTGGCCGGCGGGGTCAGCAACCTCGATCCCACACCGCTCTTCGCCTTCGGGCACGGACTCTCCTACACGACCTTCCGGTGGGAGGCCGGACCGCCCGCTCCCGCGGAGCTCCCCACCGACGGGTCCGCGGACATCGGTGTGGTCGTGCGCAACACAGGAGACCGTGACGGCGCCGAGGTCGTCCAGCTCTATCTGCACGACCCTGTCGCCCAGACCACCCGGCCGCAGGTCCGGCTGATCGGCTACGCCAGGGTGGAGCTCGCGGCCGGCCGGGCGGCGGAGGTCCGCTTCCGCTTCCACGCCGACCTGACGTCCTTCACGGGCGTCGGCGGGCGCCGGATCGTCGAACCGGGCGACCTCGAGCTGCGCTTCGCGACGTCCAGCGCGCCCGGCGACGTCCGGCACACGGTACGGCTGCGCCTGACCGGCCAGGAGCGGACGGCCGGCCACGACCGCACGCTGCACTGCGCCACCGTCGTCGAACCGGTCGCCGGCTGACCTCGAGCACGGCACCGGAGATCCCCGGGAGCGGACCGTTCCCGGGGATCTCCGTCTGCCTCAGCGCAGCCGCATGCTCTCCGGCGGCCCCAGACAGCTGGGCCGCAGA
Coding sequences within it:
- a CDS encoding SpoIIE family protein phosphatase; the protein is MSTSGHIVNTGSERPEDSAVLVLDHLGRVLACTGGAVELTGLSAGELQGRAVEELLTDPGVWSALRDHDPGVHSRSVRTALLHADGSRRVQLDLLPVDGPLAARYLMRLVPAADADRREENDALLRALFSQTGIGLAVYDSELRLIRGISLPSDPRPSALLAGRRLGELLVPEDAAALEERLHRVVATGDPLIDFVTTARLSRTPERDRIVSLSALRMAGRDGMARGVAVTFTDVTEQERERSRASLVATAASALGRSLEVGRNTQVLADLLVPAFADLACVDITEALLVGEEPGEFVTGAPLRRVSAVAGGGEWPDPLYPQGSVIRVKAYESDRLRGGSAVIVPDLDELRPRIARDPERRRLVLAPGAASYMVVPLQARGHVLGAVSVWRSRARAPFDTRDAAVAEDICSRAALAIDNARRYTRERRTAESLQRSLLPRPVLKVTAAETAGVYVPGRTLAGTGGSWFDVITLSSSRVAFVVGNLRGHGLNAAAAMGSLRTAVRTLADLDPPPDELLTHLDDLVVRLADDEQPGEPEGTVRGATCLYAVYDPVSARALMASAGHAAPVLARSSGDTGPVDLLPGPALGLEGAPFEPVEVALSPGDLLAFTAGSLSDAPGSGAGHVIDHLREVRGTGTGDAAAVPEIARDLLVPFLAHPPDDDAALLLARVSVSPEGSVVDREFPADVRVVSDARALVAERLTVWGLDELVFTTELIVSELLTNAIRYAGGPVRVRLIRDQRLVCEVSDPSETQPHLRRARLTDEGGRGLFLIAQLAHRWGSRNTAAGKTIWTEQLLP
- a CDS encoding DUF3048 domain-containing protein, yielding MNARRRREQKDDGSGRPARRGAVLATLTAAALTMSLYGCTGTEPGPEKTSSAERGTSHFTGLPARQGPVLAVKIDNVRPARPHTGLGAADIVYVEQVESGLSRILAVFSSRMPPQIGPVRSARESDLELLRQFGRPALAYSGAQSALRPLIRSAPVAALPQGEAPDAFVRSGDRPAPHNLYVRPERALAAARDVSDASDIGMRFGPAPGGGRPTEEHTVRYPAARYTFSWSPEQKRWLVSMDGSAARTTDGGRLEASTVVVQHTEVRPSKFRDRSGSVSPYTETVGSGTALVLRDGRAYDARWQRTSADGDTVFTDAAGERLDFAPGQVWVLLTAR
- a CDS encoding Tm-1-like ATP-binding domain-containing protein — translated: MATVVLVGTLDTKGVEYGWLRERLLAAGVEVLVVDAGVVGEPRIEADVPRSAVARAAGADLAGLRAAADRGTAVTAMARGAAASVLRLYEEGRLHAVLAVGGSGGTSIATRAMRELPLGVPKLMVSSMAAGDVSPYVGASDITMMYSIVDIAGVNSVLAPVLANAAHAAAGMAKGFETHRKTLIPTELAAGGRPLIAASMAGVTTAGVDAARERLTGLGYEVLVFHVSGAGGRTLESLAGQGLFAGVLDLTLSELADDLVGGILTAGPDRLSAAGRRGTPQVVSLGALDMVKFGPLDTLPHHLRARDVQVHNPSITVVRTTAEECAELGRRVAAKLRAATGPAEVCVPLRGLSTLGAPGGPYHDPALDEALFTALRDGLSGSTVEVVEYDTDINNPAFGRAAADRLHRLITADGVPGGRT
- a CDS encoding LacI family DNA-binding transcriptional regulator, whose protein sequence is MRPADVQSRPEDPSSDETVEGGATLAEIARAAGVSAPTVSKVLNGRADVAAATRTRVEELLRRHGYRRRRGASQQSRMIDLVFHELESSWAMEVIRGVENVAREEGLSLVLSESAGRLMPGQTWVDGVLARRPAGVILVLSDLDPAQRAQLTSRDIPFVVVDPAGDPGDDVPSVGATNWQGGLAATRHLLELGHRRVGVIGGPSRMMCSRARIDGYRSALESAGVTVDAELVREGDFHHEAGYAAGLELLRLPQPPTAVFTGNDLQALGLYEAARELGVRIPEDLSVVGFDDLPLARWVGPPLTTVRQPLTEMAEAAARLVLDLGRGRRPAATRIDLATSLVVRNSTAPPAV
- a CDS encoding sugar ABC transporter permease: MTSASTPLEKQRSRAAAATKRGRRTAAGQGFGRPSVTWALPGILFFGLFAIVPMALAVYLSFCSWDGLTSPTPVGLDNWTRLFKDPEFRQAGWLSLLLTVISWAFQTPIALMLGVWAAGRQRNRAVLSAIFFVPLLLSTTAIAVLFHSLLDPNFGVIKEIGPWFGIDPNILGSSTGALLTVAFVGGWQFMPFHTLIYQGGTRQIPHVLYQAASIDGAGPVRQFFSITLPQLRNTVTTSSVLMIVGSLTYFDTVLIMTKGGPGTDTTIVPYLMYRTGFQSYDLGYASAIATALVVVATALSLLMVKFSGFGSMRSTREGM
- a CDS encoding carbohydrate ABC transporter permease, whose amino-acid sequence is MSAQLNTARTVRRTRRRRPKGNPLIGLGALAWLVIVLVPLYTLLSSSLTRQDQAGSGNPLAFPTEPTLENYNTVLSSGFLTLLTNTAVVAVATVAIVLALSVPLAYVAVRTRSRLSSMAFRTFLLGVAIPAQAVVVPLYLLIAEMGLYDSLAAVILPTAAFSMPVAVLVLTSTLRDISEELYEAMGLDGATPLRMLWQLAVPMSRAGISTVAIFSALQAWNGFLFPLILTQSEEQRVLTLGLFNFMGQFGLNVPALLAAVVLSVIPIFTVYLFARRALVNGLMGVGGK
- a CDS encoding glycoside hydrolase family 3 N-terminal domain-containing protein; translation: MAIPHAPDAPTAAPDAEGPWRDPSLSAAERVDDLMGRMTLEEKTAQLYGVWVGADGDGNGVAPHQNDMVDPVDWDSLITRGLGQLTRPFGTAPVDPATGAVALARAQREIADANRFGIPALAHEECLAGFTAWSATAYPVPLAWGATFDPGLVAGMARRIGEDMRAVGVHQGLAPVLDVVRDLRWGRVEETIGEDPYLVATLGTAYVRGLQSAGIIATLKHFAGYSASAGARNLAPVRAGARELADVILPPFEMALRDGGARSVMHSYAEIDGVPAAADTRLLTELLREIWGFDGTVVADYFGIGFLETLHKVAAGPGDAARLALTAGVDVELPTVRSYGDALVEAVRDGLVPEALVDRALRRVLLQKCELGLLDPDWSPLPPVLRGADGEADSVRGTVDLDPPANREAARLVAEQSCVLLANDGGVLPLRDTARIAVVGPRADDPLAMLGCYSFPSHVGVSHPEVPLGVDIPTVLAALAAEFPGAAVRHAAGCDVDGPDTSGIAEAVRLAQDADVCVAVLGDRAGLFGRGTSGEGCDAADLSLPGVQAELLDALVATGIPVVAVLVTGRPYALGRWADRLAAVMQAFFPGEEGGPALAGVLSGRVNPSGRLPVGVPYGPGGQPWTYLQPPLGLAGGVSNLDPTPLFAFGHGLSYTTFRWEAGPPAPAELPTDGSADIGVVVRNTGDRDGAEVVQLYLHDPVAQTTRPQVRLIGYARVELAAGRAAEVRFRFHADLTSFTGVGGRRIVEPGDLELRFATSSAPGDVRHTVRLRLTGQERTAGHDRTLHCATVVEPVAG